In Xenorhabdus griffiniae, the genomic window TGTCCTTGTGTTAGGGGTACTTTCACTAATTGCTGAATGGCGGCATAAACCGGGATAAGATCTTGATGTAAATATTCCTCAGCCTGTTGCATAGTTATCACTTGTCCAGGCTCTACTCCTTTTGTATGACCGTATCCAATTGTCCACGGCTCTGCGCCAGTGACAGGATCTGGATACGCTTTCAATTTCAATCCTTCGTAATTTTTAAGTTTATTAATGCCGTCTTCACTGATTTTCATTCATTTTTCCCGCTACCAGATTGAACACCAACGTTATTTTTGGTCTAAAAAACAATCCAGAGATCAAGTGTAGATGAAAAAACAATCAGAAAAGCTACAATTATACTGGGTGATAAAGCCTCTACAAAAAATCAAATAAAAAATAATACGTTAAATATCAATAAATTATTATTTAATACAAAATTTTTTTAATTTTAAAAAAAATATTTTAATAAATATCTTGACTCTTTTGCTTTTGAGCATAAAATCTTCCTCAGAATTTAGATTTTCGTGAAGTAAATCACAATTTATAACCCTCAAAGGAAATCATCATGAAATCTGTAAAATCTTTCCTCTCAAACGTACACTGCGTTGTTATCCGGTTATCAGCGACTCGTTTTATGTAAGAGCTGCTACAATATAAAAACAAGCCAGCCGAAAACTGGCTTTTTTATCGTCACTATAGCCCTAAGATAAATGCTTTCTTGCCTGTTTCATTATTTACACGCTGTCCATTGAACTTCTGTTCCGAAAAATTTGTCTTATATGCCTAATAAATTTCAAGTCGCAATACTGCGCCAAGGCAACATCCTTCAGTAGCTTAGATAACAGCCAATTTATTGAATATGTTATCAGGCGGGAGAACAACCAACAAAGCGGCAACCTGTAAAAGCAAAATGAAGGCATAGTGTTCATGAAATGTCTATGCTGACTGGCTTGCCGTATTTATCTAAACATCAGGAGAATACGATGAATTCGATGGACTTTCGCAGTCTGAAGTTAAAATCAGAATTAGGGATACTTGAGATTATTTTACATCTCGTCATCTGGTTCCTGATTATTTTATTGACATTAGGGTTAGGTGCCTTCGTGTTTCCCTACTATATGACCCGATTTATCATTAGTAAAACACATGTTATCGATCGAGATAGCGGACAAATTATAGGCAAATTAAATTGTGAGATTAATTTAGTCCAAATAATTGGATATGTTGTGATTTGGGCGATTCTCTCTTTTATTACATTTGGTCTTTTATATTTTGTCTATCTTTATAAAATCATAGCGCATTGCATTAATCATACACGTGTGATCTCTGCATAAACGCATTAAACTTCAAGTTGCATGATATGAAACCTGATTTCTCCCCGCTTCGTGGGGAGAAACAATGAGCTATGTTGTCTTATACTCGATAAATTCCAAGTTGCAATCCGTAAGACGAGGGGAAATATAACACGCATCTTGAAGTTGAATTGGTATATAATGAACAACTTGAAAGGTAACGCGTATATATTTTCTTTATCTTTCAAATTGCAACCCAATTAATGAGCTGCAATTTGATATCCATCAGAAATCAGGATTTATTATCAACGTATTTTTCAACCAAGGCATATAAAATGGCGATGGTTTCTATATCCGGTACACCGTCATAATATGACGAACGGAAGTGCATTTGAAATGCTTTAATTAAAGATTGAAAATTTTCTTCTTTTTCTGCACCAGTGATGTCATACCCATAACGCTTGAACTTTTCTAAAATCTTGGCGACATCAGGCAGACAGTGTCCGAATTGTTCAATATATTTTTGCTTAGTTTCTTCGTCATACCATGCTCCAATTCCCGCATCATATAATTCTTTCCACGGGAAATATGGACCTGGATCGTTTTTTCTTTGCCATGCAATATCTGAATGCCCTACAACATGAGTCGGTTTAATATCCGGGTAACGTTGTAAGATATTGGTAGCTAGTTCTTTGATTGCAGTAATTTGATCAGGATGATAAGGAGGGAAAGTAAATACACCGCCATCATCACTCGCCTCATTCACAATCTCAATACCTATGGATGTGTCATTCAGCCCTTCTCGCCCGTCCCAGCTACTTATTCCTGCATGCCAGGCCCTCTCAAGTTCATCAACCAAATTGAATATGCGAACTTTATCAAATCCAGCAGCCTGATAAGTCGGATCATCTGGGTTTGGGATTAAATAGTGAGCACTGACAAGATCTCCGGTCAATGCCTGAATAGATTTCTCAAAGTTCAAAGCAGTATAGTGCATAACTAAAAAGCGGGAACGTCTGTTAAAACTTTTGGTTGAACGATATGAATTATAATCAATTTTATACATCATTGTTCTCCTTCATTTGTTTTGATGTGTGTACCAAATCACCTCTAATCCGCTGTTACCAACAGCATAAAAGGAACAAACATAGCAATAAAGGTTTTGTTTATTTATTTTGGAACATCGTGAAGAAGGCAAGCAGGGATAGGGATATACCGTCGCGATGAGCGATATGTCCACAACGCATTAAACTTCAAGTTGCAATTTACAACACGATATGAAACCTGATTTCTCCTCGCTTCGCGGGGAGAAATCACACGCATCTTGAAGTTAGATTGGTATGTTAAGGAAAATTACGGCTCAATTTCAATATCTGTCAGTGGATAACAGCTACAGGGTAAAATCTCACCTTCATTAACAAACGCCAGTGGCTTACAAGGATATCCAACCTTCCCTTTCACCAGACGAACACGACAAGAACCGCAATATCCTTGCCGACATTGGTATTCAAGCTGAATTTTGCCGTGTTCCAGTGCTTCCAACAAATTGTCGTGCAAACCTGAAGAGTAATGGATATATAAACCCTGCCGTGACGGCAGGGTAACTTTGTAATCAGCCATATCAGAGTTCGAAACCGCTGAGATCCTCAGTATTGACTTCCGAATCAATCTGACCAACCAGGTAAGAGCTGACTTCAACTTCCTGTGGAGCCACTTGAACATTATCAGAAACCAGCCATGAATTGATCCAAGGGATCGGGTTAGAACGGGTTTCAAATGGTAACTTCAAGCCAACCGCCTGCATACGAATATTAGTAATATATTCAACATACTGACACAGAATATCTTTGTTCAGGCCGATCATAGAGCCATCTTTAAACAAATAATCGGCCCACTCTTTTTCCTGCTCTGCTGCCTGTACAAACAGATCGTAGCACTCTTGTTCACACTCTTTGGCAATTTCCGCCATTTCAGGATCATCCTGACCAGAGCGCAACAGGTTCAACATGTGTTGTGTTCCCGTTAAATGCAAGGCTTCATCACGAGCAATCAATTTGATAATTTTGGCATTACCTTCCATCAATTCACGTTCGGCAAAAGCAAACGAGCAAGCAAAACTAACATAGAAGCGGATGGCCTCCAGGGCGTTAACGCTCATCAAGCATAAGTAAAGTTGCTTTTTCAATTCACGCAGATTAACGGTAATTGTTTTACCTGAAACATCATGCGTTCCTTCACCAAACAGATGGTAATAGTTAGTCATTTCGATCAGATCATCGTAATACGCAGAAATGTCTTTGGCGCGTTTTAAAATCTGTTCGTTCTCCACAATATCATCAAATACGATAGCAGGATCGTTCACGATATTACGGATAATATGCGTGTAAGAACGCGAGTGGATCGTTTCTGAAAACGACCATGTTTCAACCCATGTTTCCAATTCAGGAATGGAAATCAATGGCAGAAAAGCCACATTCGGGCTACGGCCTTGAATGGAATCCAATAGCGTTTGGTATTTTAGGTTGCTAATAAAAATATGCTTTTCATGATCTGGCAGCGCGTTATAGTCAATGCGATCACGGGAAACATCCACTTCTTCTGGACGCCAGAAGAAGGAAAGTTGTTTTTCAATCAACTTCTCAAAAATAGGATATTTTTGCTGATCAAAACGCGCCACATTAACAGACTGACCGAAAAACATCGGTTCTTGTAGCTGATCATTTTTTACTTGTGAAAAAGTGGTATAGGACATAGTTTCCTCAAATTAAATCTTACACGCGCCGCCTTCACAATCGGAATCTGCTGACTCAACAACTTCTTCCAGATCACCTTGAACGTCTTCAGCCCCATCACGGGTGTTGTGGTAATACAACGTTTTCACGCCATATTTGTAAGCAAGCAGCAAATCTTTCAGCAATTGGTTCATCGGAACCTTGCCATTAGGGAAACGCGCCGGATCATAATTGGTATTGGACGAAATCGACTGATCGATAAATTTCTGCATGATCCCTACCAACTGAAGGTAACCATCGTTGCTCGGCATTTGCCACAGCAGCTCGTAAGCACCTTTCAGAAGCTCGTAATCTGGTACAACCTGACGCAAAATGCCGTCTTTGGATGCTTTCACACTGATATAACCACGCGGTGGTTCAATGCCATTGGTCGCATTAGAAATCTGCGAAGAAGTCTCTGATGGCATCAATGCAGACAATGTTGAGTTACGCAGGCCGTATTGTTGAATGTCACGGCGCAGAGCTTCCCAATCCATGTGCAAAGGCTCGCTGGTCAGGGTATCCAGTGTCTTTTTATAGGTATCAATCGGCAAAATACCTTGTGCATAAGTGGTTTCACCAAACCACGGACAAGCACCCTTCTCTTTCGCCAATTCATTTGAGGCTCTTAGCAGGTAATATTGAATCGCTTCAAACGTTTTGTGAGTCAGATTGTTAGCACTGCCATCGGAATAACGTACACCGTGTTTTGCCAGATAATAAGCGAAGTTAATTACGCCAATACCCAGAGTTCGACGCCCCATTGAACCTTGTTTTGCGGCGATAATGGGATAATCTTGATAATCCAGTAAGGCATCCAGTGCACGAACGGCCAACTCCGACAACTCTTCCAATTCACTCAGATTTTCGATGGCGCCCAAATTGAAAGCAGACAGCGTACACAGCGCAATTTCGCCATTTTCATCGTTAATATTGTTCAACGGCTTAGTTGGCAGTGCAATTTCCAAGCACAGATTCGATTGACGTACAGGTGCAATAGCCGGATTAAACGGGCTATGGGTATTGCAGTGGTCAACGTTCTGGATGTAAATACGGCCTGTTGAAGCGCGCTCTTGCATCATCAAAGAGAACAGCTCAACCGCTTTAATGCTCTCTTTACGGATACTGCTGTCATTTTCATATTGAGTGTACAGACGCTCAAATTCGTCCTGATCTTCAAAGAATGCATCGTACAATCCCGGAACATCAGACGGGCTGAACAGAGAAATATCTCCGCCTTTAATCAGGCGCTCATACATCAGTTTGTTAACTTGTACACCGTAGTCCATATGACGAACACGGTTACCTTCAACACCACGGTTGTTCTTCAGTACCAGCAAGCTTTCAACTTCTAGGTGCCAAAGTGGATAAAACAGTGTTGCAGCACCGCCACGCACACCACCCTGGGAACAAGATTTCACCGCAGTCTGGAAATGTTTGTAGAATGGGATACACCCCGTGTGGAATGCTTCACCACCACGAATTGGGCTACCCAATGCACGGATGCGACCGGCATTTACGCCAATGCCGGCACGCTGGGAAACATATTTAACAATCGCGCTGGATGTCGCATTGATAGAATCCAGGCTGTCACCACACTCAATCAGGACACAAGAGCTAAATTGGCGAGTAGGTGTGCGAACCCCCGCCATGATTGGCGTTGGCAGTGAAATTTTAAAAGTAGACACTGCATCATAGAAACGACGGATATAATCCAAACGCGTTTCTTTCGGATAAGTGGAAAACAGGCACGCAGCAACCAGCATGTAGAGGAACTGGGCACTTTCGTAAATTTCGCCAGTCACACGGTTTTGTACTAAATACTTCCCTTCCAGTTGCTTGACCGCTGCATAAGAGAAATCCATATCACGCAAATGATCAATAAAACTGTCCATTTGCTCAAACTCTTCTTTGGAATAGTCTTCCAGCAAATGTTTGTCATATTTACCCAGGTTGACCATTTTTACGACATGATCATACAGTGCAGGAGGCTCAAATTGACCATAGGCTTTTTTACGCAAGTGAAAAATAGCCAGACGTGCCGCTAGATACTGATAATCTGGAGCATCACCGGAGATCAAGTCAGCCGCAGCTTTGATCATAGTTTCATGGATATCCGATGTTTTGATGCCATCGTAAAATTGAATCTGGGAACGCAGTTCTACTTGTGACACTGAGACATTTTTCAGACCTTCAGCAGCCCAGGCAACAACCCGGTGAATTTTATCAAGATCAATTTGTTCTTTATGTCCATCACGTTTGGTAACTAGCAGACTCTGGTTCATGGGGAAATACACCTTCTCTCTTTTCGTATCCACCTATATTGTTCCTTGACCTCTTGACAGCACGATGCCCCCAAGATGGCTGAAGGCCAGTTGGGGCTTAGCTACAATTCACTATTGTTTTGCTACTGCTTATTGCGACTTGCTACTACATACTGACTACATAACAAGTTGCTACAACAAGATGACAAGAAACACAATATATAGTGGGTAATTAAAACGGTAATAACAAGATAATGTTATTTTCGGGTTTTATCAAGTGTACAAGATCGAGAAGTTTTGTGGATAACTTGAGGATTAATTTTGGTAAAAAGCCGATAACCTGCGTAGTTACTTGATGTTACTTTCATAAGGCTATCGGCGAAACAGGGAAAATAAAATCTTAAAAATAATATTTAGTTGCTGTTTTATTAATCCCTTAACTGTCTTTGTCAGACAGATCGAGTATGTAGCATATAATTCACGTCTACATTATGTCCAAGCCGAAATTTGTCTGTTAACGGATTGTAATGTAAACCAATAATATGTTGCTCTTTCAGAGTAGTCTTATCAATCCAACTGATCAGTTCAGAAGGTCGAATAAATTTTTTCGCATCATGTGTTCCTTTTGGCACCATGTTCAATATATATTCAGCGCCAACAACTGCCATCAACCAGGCTTTGCGGTTCCGGTTAATCGTTGAAAAGAAC contains:
- a CDS encoding lysozyme, with translation MKISEDGINKLKNYEGLKLKAYPDPVTGAEPWTIGYGHTKGVEPGQVITMQQAEEYLHQDLIPVYAAIQQLVKVPLTQGQFDALCSFIFNLGIGNFAHSTLLKKLNTGDYQSAAKEFVKWDHADGKAVAALRMRRESEQKTFLS
- a CDS encoding DUF6693 family protein, which translates into the protein MDFRSLKLKSELGILEIILHLVIWFLIILLTLGLGAFVFPYYMTRFIISKTHVIDRDSGQIIGKLNCEINLVQIIGYVVIWAILSFITFGLLYFVYLYKIIAHCINHTRVISA
- a CDS encoding N-acetylmuramoyl-L-alanine amidase; the encoded protein is MYKIDYNSYRSTKSFNRRSRFLVMHYTALNFEKSIQALTGDLVSAHYLIPNPDDPTYQAAGFDKVRIFNLVDELERAWHAGISSWDGREGLNDTSIGIEIVNEASDDGGVFTFPPYHPDQITAIKELATNILQRYPDIKPTHVVGHSDIAWQRKNDPGPYFPWKELYDAGIGAWYDEETKQKYIEQFGHCLPDVAKILEKFKRYGYDITGAEKEENFQSLIKAFQMHFRSSYYDGVPDIETIAILYALVEKYVDNKS
- the yfaE gene encoding class I ribonucleotide reductase maintenance protein YfaE, encoding MADYKVTLPSRQGLYIHYSSGLHDNLLEALEHGKIQLEYQCRQGYCGSCRVRLVKGKVGYPCKPLAFVNEGEILPCSCYPLTDIEIEP
- the nrdB gene encoding class Ia ribonucleoside-diphosphate reductase subunit beta; translated protein: MSYTTFSQVKNDQLQEPMFFGQSVNVARFDQQKYPIFEKLIEKQLSFFWRPEEVDVSRDRIDYNALPDHEKHIFISNLKYQTLLDSIQGRSPNVAFLPLISIPELETWVETWSFSETIHSRSYTHIIRNIVNDPAIVFDDIVENEQILKRAKDISAYYDDLIEMTNYYHLFGEGTHDVSGKTITVNLRELKKQLYLCLMSVNALEAIRFYVSFACSFAFAERELMEGNAKIIKLIARDEALHLTGTQHMLNLLRSGQDDPEMAEIAKECEQECYDLFVQAAEQEKEWADYLFKDGSMIGLNKDILCQYVEYITNIRMQAVGLKLPFETRSNPIPWINSWLVSDNVQVAPQEVEVSSYLVGQIDSEVNTEDLSGFEL
- the nrdA gene encoding class 1a ribonucleoside-diphosphate reductase subunit alpha, which produces MNQSLLVTKRDGHKEQIDLDKIHRVVAWAAEGLKNVSVSQVELRSQIQFYDGIKTSDIHETMIKAAADLISGDAPDYQYLAARLAIFHLRKKAYGQFEPPALYDHVVKMVNLGKYDKHLLEDYSKEEFEQMDSFIDHLRDMDFSYAAVKQLEGKYLVQNRVTGEIYESAQFLYMLVAACLFSTYPKETRLDYIRRFYDAVSTFKISLPTPIMAGVRTPTRQFSSCVLIECGDSLDSINATSSAIVKYVSQRAGIGVNAGRIRALGSPIRGGEAFHTGCIPFYKHFQTAVKSCSQGGVRGGAATLFYPLWHLEVESLLVLKNNRGVEGNRVRHMDYGVQVNKLMYERLIKGGDISLFSPSDVPGLYDAFFEDQDEFERLYTQYENDSSIRKESIKAVELFSLMMQERASTGRIYIQNVDHCNTHSPFNPAIAPVRQSNLCLEIALPTKPLNNINDENGEIALCTLSAFNLGAIENLSELEELSELAVRALDALLDYQDYPIIAAKQGSMGRRTLGIGVINFAYYLAKHGVRYSDGSANNLTHKTFEAIQYYLLRASNELAKEKGACPWFGETTYAQGILPIDTYKKTLDTLTSEPLHMDWEALRRDIQQYGLRNSTLSALMPSETSSQISNATNGIEPPRGYISVKASKDGILRQVVPDYELLKGAYELLWQMPSNDGYLQLVGIMQKFIDQSISSNTNYDPARFPNGKVPMNQLLKDLLLAYKYGVKTLYYHNTRDGAEDVQGDLEEVVESADSDCEGGACKI